A single Larimichthys crocea isolate SSNF chromosome VIII, L_crocea_2.0, whole genome shotgun sequence DNA region contains:
- the ccne1 gene encoding G1/S-specific cyclin-E1, translating into MRGNREETQPKTVAPEAPRETTVQPRKRKADVAIYLHDVDDDYEVAEMTKKKQRDCEPGWSPDPVYTSPQRWIPTPDEEEDQPVSLINAGFPHYNFTNIFTTPVHCAPLPPLCWASKDVVWNNMLEKDKTYTRDVHMMENHPHLQPKMRAILLDWLMEVSEVYKLHRETYHLAQDYFDRFMATQRNVFKSTLQLIGITCLFIAAKVEEMYPPKVHQFAYVTDEACTEDEILSMEIIIMKELKWSLSPQTPVSWLNVYMQVAYLKETDELLIPRYPQATFTQIAELLDLCMLDMRCLEFSNGILAASALFHFSSLELVENVSALKRVEVEECVRWMVPFAMALREFGGTPMKTFPGIPADDMHNIQTHAAYITWLDKAYSYQDVELEHHNNCPVPSGVLTPPLSSEKTEELVRVDATMLKIRPRMRTPSPQWPDPQ; encoded by the exons ATGCGGGGTAACCG GGAAGAGACACAACCGAAGACTGTCGCTCCCGAGGCGCCCAGAGAAACTACAGTACAACCGAGAAAGAGGAAGGCAGATGTTGCCATT TATTTACACGATGTGGATGATGACTATGAGGTGGCGGAGATGACGAAGAAGAAACAGCGGGACTGTGAG CCTGGATGGAGTCCTGATCCCGTTTACACGAGTCCACAGAGGTGGATCCCCACACCCGATGAGGAAGAAGACCAACCAGTGTCCCTGATAAATGCAGGCTTCCCCCACTATAACTTTACCAACATATTCACGACGCCTGTGCATTGCGCCCCACTGCCCCCACTGTG CTGGGCCAGTAAGGATGTGGTATGGAACAACATGTTGGAGAAGGATAAAACCTACACCAGGGACGTCCACATGATGGAGAACCATCCACATCTGCAGCCCAAGATGAGGGCAATTCTCCTGGACTGGCTCATGGAG gtgagTGAAGTGTACAAGCTGCACAGGGAGACGTACCACCTCGCTCAGGACTACTTTGACCGCTTCATGGCCACACAGAGAAACGTGTTCAAATCAACGCTGCAGCTCATCGGTATCACCTGTCTCTTCATCGCTGCTAAAGTCGAG GAGATGTATCCTCCCAAGGTCCACCAGTTTGCCTATGTGACAGACGAAGCCTGCACTGAAGATGAGATTCTCAGTATGGAAATCATTATTATGAAG GAGCTGAAGTGGAGTCTGAGCCCACAGACTCCGGTCTCCTGGCTCAATGTGTACATGCAGGTGGCCtacctgaaagagacagacgagcTGCTCATCCCCAGATACCCCCAGGCTACATTCACACAGATCGCagag tTGTTGGACCTGTGTATGTTAGATATGCGTTGCCTTGAGTTTTCGAATGGCATCCTCGCTGCTTCAGCCCTGTTTCACTTCTCTTCTCTGGAGCTGGTGGAAAATGTCTcag CTCTGAAGAGGGTGGAGGTAGAGGAGTGCGTGAGGTGGATGGTGCCGTTTGCCATGGCACTGCGGGAGTTCGGTGGGACACCTATGAAGACGTTCCCAGGAATCCCTGCAGATGACATGCACAACATCCAAACCCACGCTGCATACATCACATGGCTG gacAAGGCCTACTCTTACCAGGACGTGGAGCTGGAGCACCACAACAACTGTCCTGTCCCGTCAGGAGTCCTGACTCCACCCCTGAGCAGTGAGAAAACCGAAGAGCTGGTACGAGTGGACGCCACGATGCTGAAAATCAGGCCAAGAATGCGTACACCATCCCCACAGTGGCCTGATCCACAGTAG
- the zgc:162297 gene encoding uncharacterized protein F13E9.13, mitochondrial isoform X2, with amino-acid sequence MTFDRSRGPHVSKDKKANKQKKQNISSPWFLHTHTHTHTNGNMKFLELFGRMKSVVIGMVHVKALPGTPLGCMKMSQITEEACKEAAIYRDAGIDGLIIENMHDIPYSFSVGPEVCACMTAVCTAVRSVCPSMPLGVQILSSANQQALAIALASGLDFIRAEGFVFSHVADEGLLNACAGDLLRYRKQIGAEHVQIFTDIKKKHSSHALTSDVSIEETAHAAEFFLSDGLIITGTATGVQADPRELREDTFTYRTAHGSS; translated from the exons ATGACCTTTGACCGGTCACGTGGTCCCCATGTTTCgaaagacaaaaaagcaaacaaacaaaaaaaacagaatatttccTCTCCATggtttcttcacacacacacacacacacacacaaacgggaACATGAAGTTTTTGGAGCTTTTTGGGCGAATGAAATCTGTGGTGATTGGAATGGTTCATGTTAAAGCCTTACCAG GCACCCCTCTGGGTTGTATGAAAATGTCCCAGATCACAGAAGAAGCATGCAAGGAGGCAGCAATCTACCGCGATGCAGGGATT GATGGTTTAATCATTGAGAACATGCATGATATCCCTTACTCCTTCTCTGTGGGCCCTGAGGTGTGTGCCTGTATGACTGCAGTGTGCACCGCTGTGAGAAGTGTCTGCCCGTCCATGCCGCTCGGAGTGCAAATACTGTCTTCTGCTAACCAGCAGGCCCTGGCCATAGCTCTGGCTTCAG GTCTGGATTTCATCAGGGCTGAgggttttgtcttttctcacGTGGCGGACGAGGGCCTCCTGAACGCCTGCGCCGGAGACTTACTGAGATATCGTAAGCAGATTGGAGCTGAGCATGTGCAGATCTTCACCGACATCAAAAAGAAGCACAG ctccCACGCCCTGACATCAGACGTGAGCATTGAAGAGACGGCGCATGCTGCCGAGTTCTTCCTCTCTGATGGACTCATCATCACAGGAACGGCTACAGGAGTGCAGGCTGACCCGCGGGAGCTCAGAG AGGACACCTTCACCTATAGGACAGCCCATGGGAGTTCCTGA
- the zgc:162297 gene encoding uncharacterized protein F13E9.13, mitochondrial isoform X1 has protein sequence MTFDRSRGPHVSKDKKANKQKKQNISSPWFLHTHTHTHTNGNMKFLELFGRMKSVVIGMVHVKALPGTPLGCMKMSQITEEACKEAAIYRDAGIDGLIIENMHDIPYSFSVGPEVCACMTAVCTAVRSVCPSMPLGVQILSSANQQALAIALASGLDFIRAEGFVFSHVADEGLLNACAGDLLRYRKQIGAEHVQIFTDIKKKHSSHALTSDVSIEETAHAAEFFLSDGLIITGTATGVQADPRELRDVSQSVSIPVLIGSGVTHDNMERYLDANGMIIGSHFKEGGHWANGVDPERVKRFMGKRRDLLK, from the exons ATGACCTTTGACCGGTCACGTGGTCCCCATGTTTCgaaagacaaaaaagcaaacaaacaaaaaaaacagaatatttccTCTCCATggtttcttcacacacacacacacacacacacaaacgggaACATGAAGTTTTTGGAGCTTTTTGGGCGAATGAAATCTGTGGTGATTGGAATGGTTCATGTTAAAGCCTTACCAG GCACCCCTCTGGGTTGTATGAAAATGTCCCAGATCACAGAAGAAGCATGCAAGGAGGCAGCAATCTACCGCGATGCAGGGATT GATGGTTTAATCATTGAGAACATGCATGATATCCCTTACTCCTTCTCTGTGGGCCCTGAGGTGTGTGCCTGTATGACTGCAGTGTGCACCGCTGTGAGAAGTGTCTGCCCGTCCATGCCGCTCGGAGTGCAAATACTGTCTTCTGCTAACCAGCAGGCCCTGGCCATAGCTCTGGCTTCAG GTCTGGATTTCATCAGGGCTGAgggttttgtcttttctcacGTGGCGGACGAGGGCCTCCTGAACGCCTGCGCCGGAGACTTACTGAGATATCGTAAGCAGATTGGAGCTGAGCATGTGCAGATCTTCACCGACATCAAAAAGAAGCACAG ctccCACGCCCTGACATCAGACGTGAGCATTGAAGAGACGGCGCATGCTGCCGAGTTCTTCCTCTCTGATGGACTCATCATCACAGGAACGGCTACAGGAGTGCAGGCTGACCCGCGGGAGCTCAGAG ACGTTTCCCAGTCCGTGAGCATCCCAGTGCTCATAGGTTCTGGAGTGACCCATGACAACATGGAACGATACCTCGATGCAAATGGGATGATCATAGGTTCTCATTTCAAGGAGGGTGGCCACTGGGCCAACGGAGTCGACCCGGAGCGAGTGAAGAGGTTTATGGGAAAGAGACGTGACCTTCTAAAATGA